Genomic window (Methanobacteriales archaeon HGW-Methanobacteriales-1):
AATTATTATCATTATTTAAAGTATTATTGTTAGTAAAATTGTCTGTTGCTGAAACAGAGCCAATAGATACCATCAATAAAGCTAAAGCTATTATTAACGCGATTTTTTTCAACCATATCCCCTACTTTCATTGATTATAGTACATAAACTTAGATATTATCATATATATTGTTATTGATTTATTTTTGCCCCCAAAAAAGTATTTATAGAAAAAAATTCAATAATAATAGAAAATTTAATTAGTAATAGGCCAATAATAAATAAATAAGAAATGATATGTCCTTGAGAAATAAAATGAGGTAACAATATGTGTGAATCAACAGCTTACTCTACAGATGGATCTTTAATAATGGAAGATGTTTTATTAATAAAAGTAGATGGAAATCAAATCATTATGACTGACATATTAAACCAAAAGAAGGAAATAACCGGATACATCACCGAAATAAATCTGGACAAGCATGGAATTTATATTGATATAAAATAAATAGTTTTTAATTTAATAAAATTAGATATAAAACATTTTATGTTGTTTAATTTTAAATGAATAATTGTCATTAATACGTGATCTAATGATTAATGAGCTATTTTTATCCCTGCAAAGTTTTTTCGTATCTTATGGTGCTCTTGGAGTTTTTTTAGGGAGTTTGCTGGAAGAAATAATAGCTCCCATTCCTTCAGCCATCGTGGTTATGGGAAGTAGTTTTCTTATAATGGGAACGGATCCCCTGAACCTAGCCAGTTTTATCAAGCTATTTTTGAATGTCTCCATCCCTGCTTCCCTGGGATTAACTATAGGTTCACTTTTCTTATATGGCCTAGGTTATTATTTAGGAAAACCATTCATCGTGAAATGGGGCAAATATCTGGGCCTTAGCTGGGAAGATGTGGAAAGAACACAGAAAAAGTTTGCGGAAAGTAAAAGTGATGACATAATTCTTTTCACTTTAAGGGCCATACCACTTATACCCAGCGTGGCCATAAGCACATTTTGTGGATTTATAAGATATAATCTAAAA
Coding sequences:
- a CDS encoding membrane-associated protein, producing MINELFLSLQSFFVSYGALGVFLGSLLEEIIAPIPSAIVVMGSSFLIMGTDPLNLASFIKLFLNVSIPASLGLTIGSLFLYGLGYYLGKPFIVKWGKYLGLSWEDVERTQKKFAESKSDDIILFTLRAIPLIPSVAISTFCGFIRYNLKEYIIITFLGSIIRASALGFIGWQFGIAYKELAEQISNLEQIVVVGIIILVIGYFIYIKYRKSKKSS